Genomic DNA from Oryza sativa Japonica Group chromosome 5, ASM3414082v1:
AAGCAGCTTGCAATCCCTTCTGCAGTGATGTGCCAATGGCACAGTTCATCGAATGCTTCAATGCCCGCATCAGACAAGTTCATCTTGCACATGCTTGATCCAACGCACATGTTCGTCCAGCCTCACGTGGCGGATATGATCAGAAGTAAGATATCAGAGTTCAGGGACCAGAACAGCTACGAGAAACCATCATGAACTATCAAGGATCATCCTGTCCTCAGACTCCCATATAAACATACCACCGTTTGTTGTTAAGCCTGTAATGTGGAGTAGTGATAAGTTCTGAGCATCACATCTCACTCATGATAATCAAGAATGATTGACATTCGGTATCAGAATGCCACTTTTAGAGTGATAGATAATGCAACTGTGAGATTGTAATGGAATAACTGTATTTTAATATCAGAAACAAGTCGAGTTGTGATGGTGGAATTCGGCCGAATAAATCTTCCTGACTGACTGTCTGTCTGTCCATCCAGTTCTTGTGGAATTTTCAGCTGATATTAAATCTTGATgtccttttctcttctctctcgacATTATATTATATCATCTGAACTCCGAAGGATGGGATTTTGAGCATAATTGGAGAAGAGAGTCTGATGGCAATGCTGGTCTGTTGGCAGCTGAGAAATGcccaggggtcttccggctagctccacaaggtggtgggctagacgacctgggttcaaagcctcacccctcctaattatttgatattaggtccttccctaatattctagTTTTTTTGGTCTGTTGGCAGCTGAATGCCTGAATTTCTTCAATTCGCCGGAGCAGATTGGGGGGGAAGGCGACGGTTATTGGGCCGGGATCAAAGGCGGCCCATATTACGTGGAGCTGAACGGGGATTGCGGCCCATATTAATTAGTTGGGCCAAAAGGGGGATATAGATTCCTCGCGGCCCAACAATGGGATGGGGGGTCACGTGCGGCCCATATTAGTTGCATTAAGTTCTGCGTACAATTAACATACTATTTCCccagtttcaaaaaaaaaaaaactatttcccctcttctcctGCCTACTATTTCCATTGTCTGTCGGAATATTTTTATTAGTGACGAATGGTAAAAGATAGGAGTATATGGCATTTCACGCTCAGTTAGCATTCACATTGTTGATGTACAGTTGTACACTAGTAATTTCAAGTGAAAATtcagaagaaagaaaaggactCTCTGTTTTTTACTAGTAAATTGTATATCAACCTTAACAGTGAGCATACAGGTCGTGAACAAGCTCAAAACAAGAACATATTTGCATTGCTCCAATTCTTCAGCCAGCGAGTTTATATTGACTTTTGCATCTTGTGCAGAAGAAAAATAGTATGTCAGAGAATGATGTATGCACGCAGATGACATGGTATGATGAACTTGATGCCCCTGTTTTACTCCAAGTAGAAACCATGGTCCAACAGACAACATCCTCTTTACGAAAGAGATGGCATTAACTTAACAATGGCACAGAGATAGAAATCGGTCCTCACTGTCTACTATCTTCAGCAGATGCAGGAACCACTATCTTGAAAAGCACTTACTGATGCAGATCGTTCATCCATCAGGTTGCAGTTGGTTCCATGTACAATCTTTCTTTAGTTGAGACTTCGCATGCTTGCATCCATTCTCGATTGCTTTCTTTCAGCCATGTTGATGCGCACTCAGAtagatctatctatctatcttctctCAAGTTGCAGCTATGtaaccaagaaaagaaaagaaaagaaagccaTCTTTTCTGCAGCTCGATCTGCACCCAGCATTCATGCTTGAAAGCAAAGTCTCGGCCtgacattcagagcaaagcttaAAGCCTTGGCATGATTCGGCAAACACTCAAACTGTTCTCACTTTCGGAGCCTTTGCTTCCAAGCAAATTAAATTGCCCGGATCAATGGCTACAAATACCCCATGCATTGCATGCATCCTCTCTTCAATTCAGAAACAGTTTCTTTCGTCTTcagttaaaaaaagaagaaggagaagaggaaaAATTCAGACAGAGATCGACATGGAGACGAAGGTGACCGTGGGCGTCGTCCTCCTGCTGCTGTGCCtgtgcggcggcgccgcgtgcgccgccggccgcagcggcggcgagttCTCCATTGTCGGGTACTCGGAGGAGGACCTGGCGTCGCACGACCGGCTGATCGAGCTGTTCGAGAAGTGGGTGGCAAAGTACCGGAAGGCGTACGCGAGCTTCGAGGAGAAGGTGAGGAGGTTCGAGGTGTTCAAGGACAACCTCAACCACATCGACGACATCAACAAGAAGGTCACCAGCTACTGGCTGGGGCTCAACGAGTTCGCCGACCTCACCCACGACGAGTTCAAGGCGACCTACCTCggcctcacgccgccgccgacgaggtcgaACAGCAAGCACTACTCGTCGGAGGAGTTCAGGTACGGGAAGATGAGCAACGGCGAGGTGCCGAAGGAGATGgactggaggaagaagaacgcGGTGACGGAGGTGAAGAACCAGGGGCAGTGCGGCAGCTGCTGGGCGTtctcgacggtggcggcggtggaggggatcAACGCGATCGTGACGGGGAACCTGACGTCGCTGTCGGAGCAGGAGCTGATCGACTGCAGCACGGACGGGAACAACGGGTGCAATGGCGGCCTCATGGACTACGCCTTCTCCTACATCGCCTCCACCGGCGGGCTGCGCACGGAGGAGGCGTACCCGTACGCCATGGAGGAGGGCGACTGCGACGAGGGGAAgggcgcggcggtggtgacCATCTCCGGGTACGAGGACGTGCCGGCCAACGACGAGCAGGCGCTGGTGAAGGCGTTGGCGCATCAGCCTGTCAGCGTCGCCATTGAAGCATCCGGTCGCCACTTCCAGTTCTACAGCGGGGTCAGTATTAGTCCTGGCTTAGTTCTCCAAcacttttttccaaaaacatctcATCGAATCTTTATACACATACAtagaacattaaatatagattaaaaaactaattgcacagttaaggGAAAAtcgtgagatgaatcttttgagcctaattaatccgtcataggctcaaaagattcgtctcgcggttttcaggcgagttatgaaattagttttttcatttgtatcCAAAAACcctttccgacatccggtcaaatatccgatgcgacaccaaaaattttctttttgcaaactaaacatgcccttagtaTATATTATTCCTatcttactctctctctctctctgtaataaatatatttaaaacgTTTAACATAAGTAAATATTCtgtcaaaa
This window encodes:
- the LOC4337582 gene encoding cysteine protease XCP2, with the translated sequence METKVTVGVVLLLLCLCGGAACAAGRSGGEFSIVGYSEEDLASHDRLIELFEKWVAKYRKAYASFEEKVRRFEVFKDNLNHIDDINKKVTSYWLGLNEFADLTHDEFKATYLGLTPPPTRSNSKHYSSEEFRYGKMSNGEVPKEMDWRKKNAVTEVKNQGQCGSCWAFSTVAAVEGINAIVTGNLTSLSEQELIDCSTDGNNGCNGGLMDYAFSYIASTGGLRTEEAYPYAMEEGDCDEGKGAAVVTISGYEDVPANDEQALVKALAHQPVSVAIEASGRHFQFYSGGVFDGPCGEQLDHGVTAVGYGTSKGQDYIIVKNSWGPHWGEKGYIRMKRGTGKGEGLCGINKMASYPTKDN